A single genomic interval of Musa acuminata AAA Group cultivar baxijiao chromosome BXJ3-4, Cavendish_Baxijiao_AAA, whole genome shotgun sequence harbors:
- the LOC135637140 gene encoding hydroxycinnamoyltransferase-like, translated as MVVINVRRSTMVRPAEPTQRRRLWNSNLDLVVPRFHTPSVYFYRPDGSAGFFDAAVMRQSLARALVPFYPMAGRLARDEDGRIEIDCNGEGVLFVEADTDAAVDDFGDFAPTMELKQLIPKVDYTDDIAAFPLLVLQVTYFKCGGVSLGVGMQHHVADGFSGLHFINSWSDIARGVGVRVQPFIDRTLLRARDPPTPSFPHVEYQPAPPLKAAPSTPPTSPLSVNPAKLGSVAVSIFKLTRAQLNLLKAKAPPGGTYSTYALLAAHVWRCACVARDLPPDQPTKMYIATDGRQRLVPPPPEGYFGNVIFTATPMAAAGEVAAAGGGPAPTAGTIQESLTRMDDAYVRSALDYLEMQPDLAALVRGAHTFRCPNIGLTSWVRLPIHDADFGWGRPVFMGPGGIAYEGLAFVLPSPTADGSLSVAISLQPDHMLEFQKLIYDI; from the exons ATGGTGGTGATCAACGTGCGGCGGTCGACGATGGTGCGGCCGGCGGAGCCGACGCAGCGGCGGCGTCTGTGGAACTCTAACCTGGATCTGGTGGTGCCGCGGTTCCACACGCCGAGCGTGTACTTCTACCGGCCGGACGGGTCGGCGGGCTTCTTCGACGCGGCGGTGATGCGGCAGTCGCTGGCCCGGGCGCTAGTGCCCTTCTACCCGATGGCCGGGCGGTTGGCCAGGGACGAGGACGGCCGGATCGAGATCGACTGCAATGGCGAGGGGGTGCTCTTCGTGGAGGCCGACACCGACGCGGCGGTGGACGACTTCGGCGACTTCGCGCCCACCATGGAGCTGAAGCAGCTGATCCCCAAGGTGGACTACACCGACGACATCGCCGCGTTCCCGCTTCTGGTACTCCAG GTGACGTACTTCAAGTGCGGCGGCGTGTCGCTGGGCGTGGGAATGCAGCACCACGTCGCTGACGGCTTCTCCGGCCTCCACTTCATCAACTCCTGGTCAGACATCGCCCGTGGCGTCGGTGTGCGCGTGCAGCCCTTCATCGACCGCACACTCCTCCGCGCGCGCGACCCGCCCACCCCATCCTTCCCCCACGTCGAGTACCAGCCTGCCCCTCCCTTAAAGGCTGCCCCCTCCACACCGCCGACCTCTCCCCTCTCAGTCAACCCGGCCAAGCTGGGGTCCGTCGCCGTCAGCATCTTCAAGCTCACCCGAGCCCAGCTGAACCTCCTCAAGGCTAAGGCGCCCCCGGGCGGCACCTATAGCACGTACGCCCTCCTCGCCGCCCATGTGTGGCGGTGCGCCTGCGTGGCCCGTGACCTCCCGCCCGATCAGCCGACCAAGATGTATATCGCGACCGACGGTCGGCAACGGCTGGTGCCGCCACCCCCCGAGGGCTACTTCGGGAACGTGATATTCACGGCCACGCCGATGGCGGCAGCCggggaggtggcggcggcggggggTGGGCCAGCCCCGACGGCGGGGACGATCCAGGAGTCGCTGACGAGGATGGACGACGCATACGTGCGATCGGCGCTGGACTACCTGGAGATGCAGCCGGACCTGGCGGCGCTGGTGCGGGGCGCGCACACGTTCCGGTGCCCCAACATCGGGCTTACCAGCTGGGTGCGCCTGCCCATCCACGATGCCGACTTCGGGTGGGGGCGGCCGGTGTTCATGGGGCCCGGCGGCATCGCCTACGAGGGCCTCGCCTTCGTGCTGCCCAGCCCCACAGCGGACGGCAGCCTCTCCGTGGCCATCTCCCTGCAGCCCGACCACATGCTCGAATTCCAGAAGCTCATCTACGACATCTGA